The genomic interval TTCTTGCGGTGAGATACCTGTACTTGCTAATGTGTAATCGAAAAATTTAACGATATTGGCACCGACGTAACCTTTAAATCTAACTTCTGGATGACCTGCAATTTGTTCAGCAACGACACTTGCACCGCGATGTGCACCCCAAGCGAGTGGTACATGTGCAGGCAGGTCAACGTGACGATAAAAGCTTGTGACAATATCGCCAACCGCATAAATGTTTGGAATATTCGTTTCAAATTTGTCATTGACTGGAATATAGCCCTTTGCGTCAAGTTGCACACCAGAATTTTGGATGAACTCTGAATTTGGTTGTACACCGACGCCTGCAATAATCATGTCATAATCTTCAACTACACCTGACTTAAATGTTACCGTATGACCGTCAATGGACTGAATCTCCTCATTTAAGCGATACGGAATACTGTATGCATTCAGCGCATCGAAAATGACACTGTTCATATCTTGATCCATCAATTTATTCACTGCTTCAGAACGATGGATTAATGTCGGATGTAGGCCGCGATGGTGCATATTTTCTACCATTTCAAGGCTGACGTATCCCGCTCCGACAATTAAAACGCTTTGTACATTGTTTTTGCGAATATATGTATCGATTTGGTCAGTATCGTCCATATTGCGCAATGTGAAAAGGTGAGGAACGTCAAAGTTAAGGTGGCTTGCACGTGCACCTGGACTGAGCACTAAAATATCATAAGGGTCTTCAAATGTTTCGCCAGTCAGATGATTTTTCACGGTTACTGTTTGATTTTTGACATCTAGTTTAAGTACTTCGTATTTCACTTTGACATCAATATTCTTTTTCGCCTTAAAGTTTTCTGGTGTTGCTGATAAAATGTCATCTCGTTCTTCTACAACATTTCCCAGGTAATAAGGTAAACCACAATTTGCGAAACTCATAAAACTATCTTTTTCATATACAGTAATACGGCTTTCATTGTCTAAACGTCGAATTTGGCTGGCACTTGTTGCACCACCCGCGACTGCACCGACGACAATAATATGTTTTGTCATTGTAACTACTCCTTCTTCCAACAGTTGTGTTATTTCTCTTTAGGCATATTTAAGTTAAAGAAACGATTTAAATAAATTCCGATACCGTCTTCATTATTCGACAGTGTTGTTTCTTTTGCGACATGTTTGAGCTCATCAATCGCATTTCCCATCGCAATACCATGTTTCGCATATTTAATCATTTCTAAATCATTATCTTCATCGCCAAATGCAATAATATGGTCATGCTCGATTTGTAGACAATCTTTCACAATATCGATACCGACTGCTTTACTGATGCCCTTTTTGACAATTTCAATGACTGGGAAAGGGGCCCCCCAACGACGATGTTCGATATTTTCAGCATAGAAGCGTGTCAACACTTGTTTCACACGTGGAATCATCATTTCTTCCGCTTCAATTAATAGTGATGTTGGATCTTCATTTAAGTTTTCGCGTAAATCGCCAACTTTTGTCACTGGATTTCCCATGCTAAAACCTTCAAAAAGATGTGGGTCAGGTTGATCTAAAAAGACGCAATCTTTCACTTCAGCAATCATATTTTTCACTTGCATTTTTTTCAAAGTTTCAATAATGCTCGTCGCAAGTCCTTCATCTAAACGATGGTGTTGCACTGAGAATGTCTCATCATGGGGATGATGTACAAACGCACCATTAAAGTTAACGATAGGCGTTTTTAATCCAAGTTGATCGTAATAACGCTGACTTGCACGATAAGGTCGACCCGTTGCAATAATGACGGCATGCCCTTTTTGTTGTAGTGCTTTTAACACACGAAATGTATATTCTGGAATCTCCTTTTCATCATTTAAAAGTGTTCCATCTAAATCTAAACAAATTAAATGTTGTTTCATTCATACTCTCCTTAGTACCAAGTTTCAGTGTATACATATCATAGCATTTTATTGTCGAAAAGTGGGGATTTTGATATATTGTTACTAGTAATAACATAAAAGAGGTGATACGGATGGAAGAGGCACTGAAAGATAGTATTTTAGGCGCGCTTGAAAATGTCATTGACCCTGAGTTAGGGATTGATATTGTCAATTTAGGGCTTGTTTATAAAGTTGATTTAGATGATGATGGTTTATGTACTGTAGAAATGACACTCACTTCAATTGGTTGTCCATTAGGGCCACAAATTGTTGACCAAGTTAAAACAGTATTAGCAGAACTTCCAGAAATTCAAGATACCGAAGTGAACATCGTTTGGAATCCACCATGGAATAAAGATATGATGTCACGTTATGCTAAAATTGCGTTAGGTATCAGCTAATATTTTTGAAGTAGTTAAAGGGGCTTTCTCAATTGTGAATTCAATTTTGAAAGTCTTTTTTTTACCTATGAACAGGACGCAATCTTACTGCTCCCCCGCATAACTCCTTGAAGTTACAGGTCAATAGCATCGTTTGAAGTATAGCTACCACAATGTAAAAAATTTTAGATGCTCAATAAAACGTTTACATAAATTTCGCGAATACAATTGCACGAATGAAAACAAAAGTATACAATATATAATCAATACATTAAATTTGGAAAGAATGATGTTTGTGTGGAACTATAATCAACGAGACAGAAAACCTATAAGTCCGCGATACATGCCTGGGTTAGACGGTATTAGAGCGGTTGCAGTCATCGCAATCATTATCTATCATCTCAATCCACAATGGTTGTCGGGTGGCTTTCTAGGGGTAGATACATTTTTTGTGATTTCTGGTTATTTAATTACGAGTTTGTTATTAACGGAGTATCATCATACGGGAAAAATTGAATTGACATCATTTTGGCTAAGACGTGTTAAACGACTAATTCCTGCAGTGCTCTTTTTAGTCATGGGCGTACTTGTGCTTACCTTAGTTTTCATGCCAACGGAAATTCAAAAAGTACGTGCGGATAGTATTGCGGCAATATTTTATGTGTCGAATTGGTGGTACATTATGCAAAATGTCGATTACTTTGAACAATTTGCAGTACAACCATTAAAACATCTATGGTCATTAGCAATAGAAGAGCAGTTTTATCTCGTGTTTCCGATTGTATTACTTGGTTTGTTAAGCTTTATGCGTCGTCTGAAATCGATACGCATCACATTTTTAATATTACTCGTCATCTCCATGATCACGATGATGGTGTTATACGTACCGAACGAAAATGTTGCACGTGTTTATTTTGGTACTGATACACGGATACAAACATTATTGATGGGGGTATTGCTTGCACTTGTTTGGCCACCTTTTCAATTAAAAGCGAAAGTGAACCGCAAGATGCGCATGATGATCGATACTGCTGGCGTAATCGGTTTGGCTATTTTATTTATATGTTTCAAATTCGTATCTGAAACGAATAGTATTTTGTATTACGGAGGATTTTTTCTCATTTCAGCGGTCACATTATTAGTTATCGCAAGTAGTGTTCATCCTTCAGGGTATTTTGCGAAGTTTTTAGGCAACAAAGTTTTTACCTTTATCGGTAGCCGATCGTATAGTTTATATTTATGGCATTATCCGATTATCGTATTGATTCACCATCAGTTCGTGCAAGGTCAAATTCCACCTTTAGTTTATGTCGTTGAAATTTTATTGATGGTGCTCATGGCGGAGTTTTCTTACAAATCTATCGAACAGCCGTTTAGAAAAGAAGGATTTAACATTTTCGCCTTTAATCATTTGAAAAATTGGCGTTCACAAAAAGTTTTGCGGACATGGTTAGTGATTATTTTACTCATTCCAACGTTACTCGTAATGGTGGGGGTCTTTAACCGTTTCACCAAAAATAATAGTACGCAAGTGACAGAAGTGAATACCGAAGAAATTGATAAACTGATTACCCAACCACTGCCGTTACCACAACTTGAAATTGATGGCTTTGTCGTGAAAGGGAATAAGCAGAAATATGCATCATGGAAACCGTTATTGATTGGTGATTCCGTGATGGTAGACATTGGCGACTACTTTAAATCATTTGTGCCTAAAGCAGACATTAATGGTAAAGTGGGACGTAACTTAGTAGAAGCGATACCTCTTGCGAAACAGCAATATCAAAGCTATCGTGATAAAAATGATATTGTCGTCCTTGAATTAGGGACAAATGGTGATTTTACAGAAGAACAGTTGAACAGTTTGCTAGAACAATTCGGCAAGGCAGATATTTATGTCGTGAATACGCGCGTCCCACGTTCTTATGAATCACATGTGAATGCAGTGTTAGCGAAAGCAGCGAAAAAACGAGCGAATGTGACGTTAGTCGATTGGTATAGCCGTTCTGAAAATCATACAGAATATTTTGCGCCGGATGGCATTCATTTAGAGCCACCAGGTGTGCGTGCATTAACGAACAGCATTATTCAAACGATTGAAAAAAATCACAGTACGAAGAAAAAGAATAAGTAACAAAAAGAGGGTTATGTCTTGAAAAAGATGTAGCCTTATTTTTTGATTAAAATGGATGTGATTGGGTTAAATATATGAGGGAGAATTAAAAAATAGTCAAAAAAAGTCAAAGTTATCGATTGATTTTTAGTAAATGTGGACTTATAATAGAGTTAAGGTCAAAGAAAGTCAAAGTCAATTTGACCTATTCCAATAAAGGAGTGAGACATTTTGGACATTAATCAAATGACACATGCGATTCAAAATGCACTTCAAAAAGCAATTGAACATGCGAAAACATACAAATTAACAAATGTAGAAGTAGAGGCTGTTTTAAAAGCAGTACTCGAAGCACCAGAAAGCTTATTTCACAGTATTTTAGAACGTGCAAACATTGATACGCATGCTTTAAACCAAGCATATGAAGACAAGTTAAAAAATTATCCAACAGTGAAAGGTGACAACGTCCAATATGGGCAATATATGTCGCCTCAAATGAACAATTTATTCGTTAAAGCTGAAAATTACATGCAAGCATATGACGATCAATATATTTCGATGGAACATGTTTTACGTGCGGCCATCGATGTTGATGAAACGACGAAACGATTTGTTGACGGTAAAAAAGATATCATCATTGAAATTATTAAAAAGATAAGAGGAGGGAATCATGTGACTACACAAAATCCTGAAGTAAACTACGAAGCATTAGCAAAATATGGTCGTGACCTCGTTGAAGAAGTTCGTAAAGGCAACATGGACCCTGTCATTGGTCGTGATGAAGAAATTCGTAATACGATTCGCATTTTAAGTCGTAAAACGAAAAACAACCCTGTTCTTATTGGTGAACCAGGTGTCGGTAAAACGGCGATTGTTGAAGGATTGGCACAACGTATCGTGAAAAGAGATGTGCCCGATTCATTGCTCGACAAGACAGTGTTTGAATTAGACTTAAGTGCGCTCGTTGCAGGTGCGAAATACCGTGGTGAATTTGAAGAACGACTCAAAGCGGTATTGAAAGAAGTCAAAGAATCAGAAGGTCGTATTTTACTCTTTATAGATGAAATTCATATGTTAGTCGGTGCAGGTAAAACGGACGGTGCGATGGATGCCGGCAACATGTTGAAACCCATGTTAGCAAGAGGTGAACTTCACTGTATTGGTGCGACAACATTAAATGAGTATCGTGAATACATCGAAAAAGATTCTGCGTTAGAGCGTCGTTTCCAAAAAGTTGCAGTTGCGGAGCCGACTGTTGAAGATACAATTTCTATTTTAAGAGGCTTGAAAGAACGTTATGAAGTCCACCATGGTGTGCGTATTCAAGACCGTGCACTCGTTGCGGCAGCGGAATTGTCAGATCGCTATATTACAGACCGATTCTTACCGGATAAAGCGATTGATTTAGTCGATCAAGCTTCAGCAACCATTCGAACAGAAATGGGCTCTAATCCAACTGAACTCGACCAAGCGAATCGTCGTGTGATGCAGTTAGAAATTGAAGAAAATGCATTGAAAAAAGAGTCTGATGAAGCAAGTCGTATTCGTTTGAAAGAATTACAAGAAGAATTAGCTGAAGAAAAAGAAAAACAAGCGGCATTGCAAGCACGTGTGGAAAATGAAAAAGAAAAAATTGCAAAAGTCCAAAAAAAACGTGCAGAACTTGATGAAAGTCGTAAAGCGTTAGAAGATGCAGAAAACAACTATGACCTTGAAAAAGCAGCGATTCTTCAACACGGTAAAATTCCAGAATTAGAAAAAGAATTAAAAGCGTTAGAAGCGGCATTCCAAGAAGAAAAAGGCACAGACTCAGACCGCATTATTCGTGAAGTCGTGACAGACGAAGAAATCGGTGAAATCGTCAGTCAATGGACAGGCATTCCTGTGTCAAAACTTGTCGAAACTGAACGTGAAAAATTATTACACTTATCCGATATTTTACATGAGCGTGTCGTAGGTCAAGATCGTGCGGTAGATTTAGTAGCGGATGCGGTTGTACGCGCTAGAGCAGGAATTAAAGACCCCAATCGTCCTATTGGCTCATTTCTATTTTTAGGGCCAACAGGGGTCGGTAAAACAGAACTAGCGAAATCATTAGCGTCATCATTGTTTGATTCTGAAAAACATATGATTCGCATTGATATGAGTGAATATATGGAAAAACACGCTGTCTCTCGTTTAATCGGGGCGCCTCCAGGTTATGTGGGTCATGATGAAGGCGGTCAATTAACAGAAGCAGTGAGACGTAACCCATATTCAGTCATTTTGTTAGACGAAGTGGAAAAAGCACATACAGATGTCTTTAACGTATTACTTCAAATTTTAGATGAAGGTCGTTTAACAGATTCAAAAGGACGTAGCGTTGATTTCAAAAACACAATTATCATTATGACAAGTAATATCGGCTCACAAATTTTACTTGAAAATGTGAAAGATAGTGGCAAGATTGATGATGCGACAGAAAAAGCAGTCATGAACAGTTTGAATGCATACTTTAAACCTGAAATATTAAACCGTATGGACGATATCGTATTGTTCAAACCATTAACAATGGATGATATGCAAATGATTGTCGATAAAATCTTGATTAACTTGAACATGCGCTTAATGGATCAACGTATTACATTAGAAATTTCAGATGAAGCGGCAAAATGGATGGCTGAAACAGCTTACGAACCACAGTTTGGTGCACGTCCACTTAAACGCTTTGTACAACGACATGTCGAAACACCACTTGCACGTATGATGATCAAAGAAAACTTACCAGAAGGCACAATCGTATACGGCGATTTGAAAGATGGGGACATTCATTTTGAAGTAGAAAAACCGCAAAGTGTAGACAGTGAAAACGAATAGATTATAGATTGAGGCTGGGAGACAATTGAGTTCTTCCAGCCTTTTATGATCAAAGAAAGTTGTAATCGTGAAGCAAATAATGAACATAGGGTATATGGGACTAAAAAATTTTGATACTTGTCATGTTCCTTATTCATAAATTTGTCCGCATTGATTCATTGTCTTTGAAATTCAATTGCCCAAATGGACGAGACTCCTGAGGAAAAAGTAAAAAACAATATCACGTCTAATCACTTTGATAGTGGTTACTGTTTATCGCAGTAGCTGTCTGACTTCTCAAAAGCATACGCATTGAGAAGTCAGACACTTTGTGTGTAGGCAGTACTACGAAATCTTTGTGACACATGAGATTTCTGTACTGCGCCCAAAATCCAATTCGGCTTCCATCTAGTGAACCTTTCAATCAAGCCAAATTAAGTTGGAGGATCAGCCCCTAGGAAACGAGAGTCTATGATGGCAATTGTGAGCATTTAATAAGGTTATTAATGAGGGCGATTTGATTAAAATATATCAATCAAGACAAGCAATAATTTTTATGGTGCTTCTTTTCAATGTCATAAATATAAAAAATTAATAGAAATATTGAGATTTACTAAAAAAGGTTTTAATATAGATGTGTGAATTTAACTATCAGCCCAATTCGCACATTATACATAGAAAAGGTGAAGAACTTGAATAAATGGACAAAAGCATCAGCAGCACTTTTAGCATTAGGCATCGTTTCTTCTAGCGTATCGACTGCAACATACGCTTCAGGTAGTGGCGCAGTTAAAACTGAGCAAACAGAAAAGCACGAAATAAAAGCGAAAGATAAGGCAGCGCAAACGTTAGGTCAACAAAACATCATGAGTGTGGCTTGGTATCAAAACTCAGCAGAAGCCAAAGCATTGTATGCACAAGGTTATAACGCAGCGAAAGAAACTTTAAGTAAAAAGATTAAAAATCATCACGGTGGTAAAAAATTAGCCATCGTCCTTGATATTGATGAAACAGTGCTCGATAACTCACCGTATCAAGCAACGAATGCATTAAAAGGTCAATCTTTCCCAGAAGGTTGGCATGAATGGGTACAATCTGCACAAGCAAAACCTGTTTATGGCGCGAGATCATTCTTGAAATATGCAGATCGTCATGATGTTGAAATCTTTTATGTATCAGACCGTTCACATGAAAAAGATTTAGACGCGACAATTAAAAACTTAAGAAATGAAAAATTGCCACAAGCCGATAAAAAGCATGTGTTGCTGAAAAAAGAAGGGGAAAAAGGAAAAACTGAACGTCGCGATAAAGTACGTACAGATTACAATTTAGTCATGTTATTTGGCGACAACTTACTTGATTTTGATGAGCCTAAACAACCGACAGCGAAATCACGTGAAGCACTTGTGAAGCAACATGAAGATGATTTCGGTAGCAAGTACATCATTTTCCCTAACCCAATGTACGGTAGTTGGGAAGCGACATTATATGACAATAACTACGGCTTAGAAAACAATAAAAAAATTCAAAGTCGTGAACAGTCATTACGTTATTTCGATGCGAAAACTAATAAAGTACAATCGTACGAAATGAAGTAAATTCTACTAAAACCTTAAAAAACTGATGAGGCCATATTAAAGTCTCGTCAGTTTTTTACGTATGGGCAAGTGCTTTGAAATACGTGTGGAATATGTAAAAAAGGCTAGAAATTGAACAAAAATTCTGTCCAACATCCAACCTTTTCAAAATGGCATACGATGTCAAATCTCATTCGTATCTTGTGATTGCTTCGGTGGTGTCGTTGCAACATCTAACAATGCAAGTGCAATCACTATAATGACAGCGACAAACAATGGCGTCACAACATTTAGTGGACCGCCACCACTCAAGCTATTTAAAACGAAATTAATCATTTCTATAAGTAAAACAGCCCAAATCAATGTGATGAAGTATTTCATTGTATATTGCCTCCATTTAACTGATAATTCTATTATAGTATGCTTGAGATGTTTTGTATACCATCCCTAGCATGTCACTTGTCTTTTTTTGTGACTATATGTTAAATTAATACCTGGTATTAAAAATTTTAAAAGAAGGTGTTCAAACCATGAATGTAGGTATTAAAGGATTTGGTGCATATGCCCCAGATCGAGTTGTCGATAATGCATATTTTGAATCATACCTAGATACATCTGACGAATGGATTTCACAAATGACTGGGATTAAAGAACGTAGATGGGCAGATGAGAATCAAGATACATCTGATTTAGCGTATGAAGCAAGTATTCGTGCGATTGAAGATGCAGGTATCGATGCACAAGACATAGACATGGTTATTGTTGCAACATCTACTGGAGATCATCGTTTTCCAACAGTGGCAAATATGTTACAACAGCGACTAGGACTCGGTAAAGTTGCATCTATGGATCAATTAGCCGCATGTTCTGGATTTATGTACGGTATCGTTACAGCACGTTCATTTGTATTATCAGGTGAATATCAAAATGTGCTCGTAGTGGGTGCAGATAAACTTTCAAAAATTACAGATTTAAATGACCGTTCAACTGCTATTTTGTTTGGAGACGGTGCAGGTGCAGTGATTATTGGCGAAGTATCTGAAAATCGTGGTATTCTGAGCTATGAGTTAGGTTCAGATGGTGTTGGTGGCAAATACCTTTACCAAGATCAAGAAACAAACTTTATTCGTATGAATGGCCGCGAAGTTTTCAAATTTGCGGTACGTGTGATGGGTGAATCGTCACAACGTGCAGTTGAAAAAGCGAATTTAGGCCCAGATGACATTAATATGTTTATTCCACACCAAGCGAATATCCGTATTATGGAATCCGCGCGTCAACGATTAAATTTACCAAAAGAAAAAATGAGTGTTTCAGTGGATAAATTTGGTAACACATCAGCAGCTTCTATCCCGCTCAGTGTCAAACAAGAACTAGAAAATGGACGTATTAAAGACGATGATGTCGTTGTTTTTGTAGGCTTCGGTGGCGGACTTACTTGGGGCTCAATCGTCATCAGATGGGGTAAATAAATAGAGGAGGAAATGAATATGACAAAAAAACAGCGTGTTGTAGTGACAGGTCTTGGTGGCTTATCACCAATCGGAAATGATGTCCCGTCAATGTGGGAAAATGCATTAAATGGTGTGAATGGTATTGATAAAATTACTAGAATCGATACAGAACCTTATCAAGTGCACATTGGTGGAGAACTAAAAGATTTTAATGTTGAAGACTTTATTCCTAAAAAAGAAGCACGTAAAATGGCGCGCTTTACACAATATGCCGTTGTAGCGTCACGTGAAGCGTTAACAGATTCAGGACTTACAATTGATGAAACGAATGCGAATCGTGTCGGCGTATGGATTGGTTCAGGCATCGGTGGTATGGAAACATTTGAACAAGCATATGATCAATTGAAAGCCAAAGGACCACGTCGCGTTAGTCCTTTCTTCGTACCGATGTTAATTCCAGATATGGCATCAGGACAAGTGTCAATTGATACAGGTGCGAAAGGGCCAAACGGTGCAACAGTTACAGCATGTGCGACTGCAACGAACTCTATTGGTGAAGCATTTAAAATTATCGAACGTGGCGATGCAGACGTGATGATTGCAGGGGGAACAGAAGCCCCAATCACACATATGTCTATTGCAGGATTTAGTGCGAGCCGTGCGTTAACTACAAATGGTGACATCGAAACAGCATGTCGTCCATTCCAAGAAGGTCGTGACGGTTTTGTCATGGGTGAAGGTGCAGGGATTTTAATTTTAGAATCATTAGAATCTGCACAAGCACGTGGCGCGAAAATTTATGCTGAACTTGTCGGATACGGTGCTACAGGTGATGCGTATCATATTACTGCGCCAGGTCCAGAAGGTGAAGGTGGTTCTCGTGCGATGGAAGCTGCGATTAAAGATGCAGGTATCCAACCGAGCGATATTCAGTACTTAAATGCACACGGGACAAGTACACCAGTAGGCGACTTATCTGAAATTCAAGCGGTTAAAAATACGTTTGGTGAAGCAGCGTATCACCTTAAAATTAGTTCTACAAAATCAATGACAGGTCACTTATTAGGTGCAACAGGTGGTGTCGAAGCGATTTTCTCTATTTTATCTATCCGTGATAGTAAAATCGCACCGACCATCCATGCAAATTCACCAGATCCAGAAATTGATTTAGACATTACACCAAATGTTGCGGTGGATCATGACATCGAATATGCGATGAGCAACAGTTTAGGTTTTGGTGGACATAACGCTGTATTAATTTTCAAGAAATATAGTGAATAGAGCGATTAAAAATGAGCGATGATGCTTTCTATGATGATAGAGGGTGTCATCGCTTTATTCATGTATGTAACTTTTTCTAAAAAACAGCACGACGATGAATGCGATAATAGAACAAACGACATAGACGATACCATAGTGAAGCGGTACGAACAACCCGAATAAGACACACGATAAAGGTGTCAAACCGAAAACGATACTTTGTGTTAATGAAAATACGCGTGATTTGAAATTTTCTTCAATCATTTGATGCATCATCATTTGAAATGTAATAATATTCAGCGACACTGAACAGCCTAACAAAACGTTACTGAGCAATATCAAACTGTAGACGAGCATAGGATTTGTGAGTAAAAAGTATGTAGACGCAACAATCAATAAGGATAAAGCTTGTAATAACATAGAGATGACATATAAATTTTTAATGTGGCTATTGATTTTAAACATCGTGATAACGAGCGACGAAAGTACAATAGCACCTCCAAGTACACCTTCAGCCATACCTAAAAGTTTTGACGAGTAATGGAGTTGGTTCACAATGACGATAGGGAATCCGACAATGAGGGCATTACATAAGAAATTCATACATAAACTCGTGATGATGATCATCTTTAATGGATGATGGTGAAATAAGTATGTCATGCCTTCTAACAAACCTTTTGAAAATGATGTTGCTTTAGGATGTACAGTTGGATTTTTAAATGTTAAAAAGAGCAATAAAATCAAGCCAATGCGCTCTGTAGCCGCATTGATGAACGCGAGTGTATTGATTTTGATGATTGCAACGATGAATCCGCCTAAAATGGGTGTGATGAGTAATGAAGCGGTTTGAATGGTTTGCCTTATCGATACCATTTTTTCTAAGTAAAGGCCCCGTGATAAACTTAAAATTGGACGAAATCGTTATTTTAACCATCGCATCAACAAAAACTAAAATAATCATCACTGTAAAGATACTAGAGATGTCGTTGTGATGGAGACATGCAAATAAAAATAAAGACATACTGCTTAAAAGTTGACCGAATAGCAGTATTTTTTATTGGAATGTCGATCAATTAAATTGCCTAACAATGGGCTAGTAAGTACAGTAATGATAGATAGAACAGCAAGATAACTCCCGAAAATTGAGCCCGAATCCGTAATTGTTAAAATGTAGAAGCCACAAGCAAATGTAAAAATAGCAGAAAAAATGTTGATATCGTTTCAAAACATAACAGTATGATTGAGTTTTTCATGCAATCCCCCCTAGTCATTAATTATAATACATACAAAAAAATGAAGGCCTTTACTTTTTCGAAAATTCTAATAAAAATATTTTTGACTAAAAAAAGACGAGGCCATCTCAAAATTCCCTCGTCTTTTTGGGTTTTGCTATTGTTAAAGTCATTTTCATTTCTCTGAATAGTTATACAGCACTGTTTGTATTAGAAGCACATTTGGATGGTTACATGAGGCTCTACTTTGGAAATGAAATGGTAAAAAGTCACTATATAATAGTAGAAAGTCGTCACAAATATTCCATTTATGAAGTACCCTGCTGTTGTTGTCATATTGCTACAAATCTATCATCACAAGGCATCATGCATGTGAGCTGAGTTCTAAATAGAGCATTCGAACTGACAATGGATAAATAACTTAAAAGTGATAAAGGATGTCGGCGATATTTCGGAATTATCAGACTTCATACACACGCTAAACAAACATTTGTGCATAAGAGATACACATCATTTTAAATTAAATATGCAATGATAATCGCTAATAAAAAGTAGACGAGCTGCATGATTAAAGCAGGTTTAATCCA from Staphylococcus sp. MI 10-1553 carries:
- a CDS encoding 5'-nucleotidase, lipoprotein e(P4) family; amino-acid sequence: MNKWTKASAALLALGIVSSSVSTATYASGSGAVKTEQTEKHEIKAKDKAAQTLGQQNIMSVAWYQNSAEAKALYAQGYNAAKETLSKKIKNHHGGKKLAIVLDIDETVLDNSPYQATNALKGQSFPEGWHEWVQSAQAKPVYGARSFLKYADRHDVEIFYVSDRSHEKDLDATIKNLRNEKLPQADKKHVLLKKEGEKGKTERRDKVRTDYNLVMLFGDNLLDFDEPKQPTAKSREALVKQHEDDFGSKYIIFPNPMYGSWEATLYDNNYGLENNKKIQSREQSLRYFDAKTNKVQSYEMK
- a CDS encoding DUF2929 family protein codes for the protein MKYFITLIWAVLLIEMINFVLNSLSGGGPLNVVTPLFVAVIIVIALALLDVATTPPKQSQDTNEI
- a CDS encoding beta-ketoacyl-ACP synthase III, which gives rise to MNVGIKGFGAYAPDRVVDNAYFESYLDTSDEWISQMTGIKERRWADENQDTSDLAYEASIRAIEDAGIDAQDIDMVIVATSTGDHRFPTVANMLQQRLGLGKVASMDQLAACSGFMYGIVTARSFVLSGEYQNVLVVGADKLSKITDLNDRSTAILFGDGAGAVIIGEVSENRGILSYELGSDGVGGKYLYQDQETNFIRMNGREVFKFAVRVMGESSQRAVEKANLGPDDINMFIPHQANIRIMESARQRLNLPKEKMSVSVDKFGNTSAASIPLSVKQELENGRIKDDDVVVFVGFGGGLTWGSIVIRWGK
- the fabF gene encoding beta-ketoacyl-ACP synthase II yields the protein MTKKQRVVVTGLGGLSPIGNDVPSMWENALNGVNGIDKITRIDTEPYQVHIGGELKDFNVEDFIPKKEARKMARFTQYAVVASREALTDSGLTIDETNANRVGVWIGSGIGGMETFEQAYDQLKAKGPRRVSPFFVPMLIPDMASGQVSIDTGAKGPNGATVTACATATNSIGEAFKIIERGDADVMIAGGTEAPITHMSIAGFSASRALTTNGDIETACRPFQEGRDGFVMGEGAGILILESLESAQARGAKIYAELVGYGATGDAYHITAPGPEGEGGSRAMEAAIKDAGIQPSDIQYLNAHGTSTPVGDLSEIQAVKNTFGEAAYHLKISSTKSMTGHLLGATGGVEAIFSILSIRDSKIAPTIHANSPDPEIDLDITPNVAVDHDIEYAMSNSLGFGGHNAVLIFKKYSE
- a CDS encoding MFS transporter; translated protein: MVSIRQTIQTASLLITPILGGFIVAIIKINTLAFINAATERIGLILLLFLTFKNPTVHPKATSFSKGLLEGMTYLFHHHPLKMIIITSLCMNFLCNALIVGFPIVIVNQLHYSSKLLGMAEGVLGGAIVLSSLVITMFKINSHIKNLYVISMLLQALSLLIVASTYFLLTNPMLVYSLILLSNVLLGCSVSLNIITFQMMMHQMIEENFKSRVFSLTQSIVFGLTPLSCVLFGLFVPLHYGIVYVVCSIIAFIVVLFFRKSYIHE